The Cervus elaphus chromosome 32, mCerEla1.1, whole genome shotgun sequence region TGAGGccccagcagaggccacaggcttTCGTCTTTGCTGGCAGACCCCTCTCCCACCTTGATGCTGGGCCCAGGGCCACGCACTGTCCAGACTCCTTCGCCAGCAGGAACCACTGCCTCGCTCCAAGCAGAAGACGGTGGGACTATCTTTGGACCCGGAGGCTGGAACTGTGCTTCTCAGCCGGAACTTAAGATGGGATTCCAGAGGTCATGTTTCTGACAAAAGGGAAACGCTTACCCGGAATTGTGCATCCTGGTTCTGGCTTCCAAGGGCAGAAAAATGGAAGGGTAGTCCCACCGCATGGGAAGGACCAAGGTACCGGCCTGGGGAGTGTGGACTGTGCTGGGGGACCTTCCTtgtttgggttaaaaaaaaattttaacggAAGTTATCACAGGGCAAAGTTCAATGAATATAATCTGGCCAAACAAGCGGCAGGGCAGGACTATCCGAACACAAACCCCGGGTGGCCTCGGCTCCCTCAGACCACCAGGTCTGGACACCCTGAGTCCCCGACTTGACTGGCAGCCCAGGGCTCTGGACACCTCTCACTGTTCTCAGCCCCATCGCCACGTCCGGCGCTCAGCGTCTCCCACGGGGGCAGGAGGTGGCTGGGGTGAGCTCAGTGTATTTTCCCCAGCCCGCCTCACCTTTTCTTACAGCCAGCTCTGAAGGGCAATATTAATCTGTGGCCTCTGGATTGTGCCGGGGCGGGGCAGCAGGCAGCCTGAGTGCAAAAAATCAAACCCACCCAGTCATCCatcagagaggcaggaggaaatggctgTTTGCagatgtatttaaaatgtttcaagtgAAAGAAGCAAAAACCAAAAGGTGTTGTGTTTCATCAATATCTAAGGGGAAGAGGAGTGCAACTGGACTCAGAAACacgtggtgttttttttttttaatcaatgcacacacatgcacactgtacacacacacacacacacacacacagagcaggtcTTCCCTGGCCAGCTCCTCAATACAGGGAAGGGACCCTAAGGAGGGCTCTAGGGAAGAATGAGGCACCGCGGCCTCTGCAATCTGTGCCTGAAACAGTCAGGCTGATTTAACGCACGACatgcctaaacaacaacaaaataaaactaaaagtatgTGCTCCTTCACGGAGCTTGAATCAGTAAAACCTGGCAGGGAGGAGAAATGACAGTGTATTGGCCTGGGAGTGCACGCGGGTCCAATGCAAGTGCAAGATTGAGAAAtaacttttctgtaaaaaaaaaaaaaagtgcttctcCCATAACTGAAGCAGCTTGAGCCTCAGCTTTTTGGGGGTGCAAGGGAGCCTCCTTTGACTCACCTCATTATCAAGTTTACCTTAAGTGATGTGTGGTCCCAAAGGCCTGCCCCAGTACCCTAAACAGTACTTGCCCCCCTATGTGAACAGAAGCCAGCCAGCCGGCATTCGGAGACAGGTCACTGCTTTGAAAATCCCATTTTAATtttacagaataaaaagaaataaaggataaaatGGGGCACGTGTACCTGGTCGCCtccaaaagtatcagttcttatTCTGGGGGCATGAGCCATGAGGGATGAAGACCAGGAGTCTGGTCTCTCCCcctgacctgcacacacacacacgcacacacacacacccatccttCCCACTTCCAGGCTCAGCTGACAGCAGTGACCAGGCAGCCCCGGGGGACGCCTTTTGGGTGAGGTTCCTCCCACTGAAGGGGCTGCAGTCCCGGGTAGGAGCAGGGCCTCCGGCAGAACCGGTCACCAAACACACGGTGGGAAGAACCAGGTCCCAAGTTCCACCCCAGACTGGTCCCTTCACGGCTGTGTGGCTGGTCCAGAGGGAGCTACCTGAGCACTcctgggatggagggaggaggcagatggTGCCAAGGGCAGACTTCGGGGGGGCCAAGGGGGTCTCCAAGAAGACAGCATGGATTTTGGTTTCCCTTCCCTCAACCACCCCTGCCTCTGGCGAGGGGCGGGAGGTGTTCGAGCTGAGAGGATTCTTGTCCATACATAAGGAGGCACTCCAGCCAGTGCCCCCACCTGCCAGTCCCCCCCGGAAGGTTTCTGTCTTCGCTCGTACCACACAGGGGCAGTTGGGGGTGGGCTCTGCCCCAGCAGAGCTGGCCGCGGTCTCTGGGGGTAGTGTTGGGCTTCTGTcccagagggaagaaggaaaatccCGTGGGTTCTATCCGGACAGAACACCAAGGGCTTAGTCTGCTCCAGGTACCGGCAGCATCTCCCCGAAGGTGAAGCCTGCGCGGACCTCCAGGAAGGGCGACCATGGGGCCCAGACCTCGGGCTGTTGCCCTGTCCACCCGTCAGGCCCAACTCCACACCCCCCACTCTGGACCTATTTCCGCCCTCCCTGAAATAAGGAAAGGCATTCAAATTTCAGGGTGCCCTTCCCCAGACTACCCAACCCTCACGCTGGGGAGCCTGCCCCGCAGGAGACATTCCTCCTCCGGCATCACTTGGAGATAAGCTGAGCCAGCAAGCAACAGGtttttccacccccacccccgacacacacacacacacacacacacacacacacacacacacacacacaccttaagcCCTGTCCTCCAAAAGCCCTGGAGACACAAGCAACAGGtttttccacccccacccccgacacacacacacacacacacacacacacacacacacaccttaagcCCTGGAGACACAAGCAACAGGtttttccacccccacccccgacacacacacacacacacacacacacacacacacacacacacacacacacacacacacacacacacaccttaagcCCTGGAGACACAAGCAACAGGtttttccacccccacccccgacacacacacacacacacacacacacacacacacacacacacacacacacaccttaagcCCTGTCCTCCAAAAGCCCTGGAGACACCCGCCGGGTGCCCAGGGCACCCAGCTTCCCACCTCTGATCACTGGCAGCTCTTTGAGCCTCAACTCTGCTTCCGAAGAAGTCGGGGTTGAATTCATTCCTCTCAAAGTTCAGGCAATGGTGCTGGGGTGTTGGTTTGTtggggattttctttttcttttttttttctttttggcttgttAACTTGTTTTGCTCTGTCTTgtggcctgggggtgggaggtggcgcGGTGATGTGCCTCCTCCCCCGTCAAGAGCTGCCCTTTAAGCGGGAGGGGTTCCGAGAACACCCGCCTGCCCATCCCCGGGGCTGTTAGGAAAGTCTTCAATTTGCGGTCCGCTCCCCAAGGAGAGCGGAACAATGAGCTAATGACAATTTTATCTTTCTAATTACCTGAGGATTTGTGTGAATGAGAGAAGCAGGGGGTATGCAAGAATGGGGGAGAAGAGTCTTTCCATCCACCCCCCCTCCCTCAAGTCTCCCGAAACTGTTACCtaaaaggaggaaacagaaaggcTTGCAGTTTCTAAACTTTTTTTCTCAGCTCGTTTTGCACCAGTCCGGGAGCTACTTGGCTGAATGACTAGCTAAGAAAAgcgatttttaaaaaaaaaatcctcctcgAACCTAAGAATATAAACAAAGCTGCACCTTAGCATTTGCTCGGCCTTCCTGAGCTTCCCAGATTTAGAGTTTGGGTTGTGtttcccgcccccagccccggcgGCATCTCGTCCCGGGGGTTCAAAGCTCCGATGAGGACTCGGTTCCCTCCCAGGGGAGAAAAGCGCTCTCCTGGGACCCGGAGCTAACGCTTTGTTTCCTGGAAACTGGATTCCCAGGGCAGCCGCTCCGCGACCCGGAGCGGGTGCGCGCGCGGGGCTGCCCCGCCGGGCACCACCTCGGACGTCTCGAGGCCGTCGGGCAGGGCCACGTCCCCAGGCCCGGGGCGCAGCCCGGGGTACCCCCGCCTCACCTTGGGGCTTGGAGGCCTCGGTGGCGTTGGGCGGGGTCATGGCGATGCAGACGTCGCCCTCGGGGAACTTGTCGCACTTGAGCATCTCGGGCCAGTAGAAGCCGAAGAACTGCATGACCGGCTCGCACGAGTCGCGCACGGCCTCGCAGAGCCAGCGGCACGGGTAGATGGGCCGGTCCAGGCAGACGGGCGCGAAGAGCGAGCACAAGAAGACCTGGGTGCCGATGTGGCAGTTCTTGTTGAGCAGGGGCACCCAGCTGCTGGCCTGCTGCTTCACCTCGGCCATGGTCTCGTGCTCCAAAAGGTTGGGCAGCACCATCCGCTTGTAGCCCACGTTGTGGCACAGCCGCAGGTCGGCCGGGATGTCCACGCACTGCGGCGGCTTGGTGTAGAAGCGCCCGCTCTGGTAGGCGCCGATGTCCGACTGGAAGCTCACGTAGTCGTACTCGCTGGCCGAGCCCGCGGCCAGGAGCCCGGCGGCCAGCGCCAGCAGCGCGCCCGCCGCGGCCCAGCGCCCGCCGCCCATGCTCGGCGCCCCGGCCCCCGCGACGCGGGGCGTCCTCGGTGGTCTCCCCGCGCGCGTCCCGCCGCGAACTTGCAGGAGCCCACCCGCCCCACCCTGCACCCTCCCCGGCTCCGGGGACAAAAGGCGCCGTCCGCACCCGCGCCCGGCTGGGCGGCCGCGCGCTCCTGCCTGGCGCTGGCGGGGCGGCCCAGGAAAGCTGCGCGGGGAGGCGAGCGCGCGGCCCGAGTGCGGCCCAGGCGCCCGAGGCGGCGGGACCCGAGTGCCCGGCGCTCCCGCGGCCGAGCCCTCCGAGCCGCGCCGGCCAATCAGCGCCGGCCGCCGGGAGCGCTCCGGGCCCGCCCGTCAGTCACCCGCGCCGCCGGCCAATCGGCTCGCGGGCGGGAGGGCTC contains the following coding sequences:
- the SFRP1 gene encoding secreted frizzled-related protein 1 yields the protein MGGGRWAAAGALLALAAGLLAAGSASEYDYVSFQSDIGAYQSGRFYTKPPQCVDIPADLRLCHNVGYKRMVLPNLLEHETMAEVKQQASSWVPLLNKNCHIGTQVFLCSLFAPVCLDRPIYPCRWLCEAVRDSCEPVMQFFGFYWPEMLKCDKFPEGDVCIAMTPPNATEASKPQGTTVCPPCDNELKSEAIIEHLCASEFALRMKIKEVKKENGDKKIVPKKKKPLKLGPIKKKELKKLVLYLKNGADCPCHQLDNLSHHFLIMGRKVKSQYLLTAIHKWDKKNKEFKNFMKKMKNHECPTFQSVFK